The window catagatagatcttggtgacacgtaggaaaattttgaatttctgctacgttccacaacagtggtatcagagctaggtctattgcgtagattctttgcacgagtagaacacaaagtagttgtgggcgttgattttgctcaatatgcttaccgttactagtccaatcttgtttcgacggtattgtgggatgaagcggcccggaccgaccttacacgtactcttacgtgagacaggttccaccgactgacatgcacttggtgcataaggtggctagcgggtgccagtctctcccactttagtcggaacggattcgatgaaaagggtccttatgaagggtaaatagcaattgacatatcacgttgtggttttgcgtaggtaagaaacgttcttgctagtaacccatagcagccacgtaaaacatgcaaacaacaattagaggacgtctaacttgtttttgcagggtatgctatgtgatgtgatatggccaagaagaatgtgatgaatgatatgtgatgtatgagattgatcatgttcttgtaataggaatcacgacttgcatgtcgatgagtatgacaaccggcaggagccataggagttgtcttaatttattgtatgacctacgtgtcattgaacaacgccatgtaattactttactttatagctaaccggtagccatagtagtagaagtaatagttggcaagacaacttcatgaagacacgatgatggagatcatgatgatggagatcatggtgtcatgccggtgacgatgatgatcatggagccccgaagatggagatcaaaaggagcaaaatgatattggccatatcatgtcactatttgattgcatgtgatgtttatcatgtttatgcatcttatttgcttagaacgacggtagtaaataagatgatccctcattaaaatttcaagaaggtgttccccctaactgtgcactgttgcgaaagttcgtcatttcgaagcaccacgtgatgatcgggtgtgataaattcttacgttcacatacaacgggtgtaagccagatttacacacgcagaacacttaggttaacttgacgagcctagcatgtacagacatggcctcggaacacaagagaccgaaaggtcgagcatgagtcgtatagtagatacgatcaacatgaagatgttcaccgatgatgactagtccgtctcacgtgatgatcggacacggcctagttgactcggatcatgtaatcacttagatgactagagggatgtctatccgagtgggagttcatgagatgaacttaattatcctgaacatagtcaaaagatatttgcaaattatgtcgtaagctcgcgctttagttctactgttttagatatgttcctagagaaaatatagttgaaagttgacagtagcaattatgcggacagtagaaagcttatgtccttaatgcaccgctcagtgtgctgaaccccaaacgtcgtccgtagatgttgcgaacatcggacatacacgttttgataactacgtgatagttcagttaaacggtttagagttgaggcaagacgatttcgaaacgtcgcggaacatatgagatgtttcaagggctgaaattgagatttcaggctcgtgcccacgtcagaggtacaagacctccgacaattttcttagcctgcaaagtaaggtagaaaagctcaatcgttgagctcgtgctcagattgtctaagtacaacaatcacttgaatcgagtgggagttgatcttccagattagatagtgatgtttctccaaagtcattgccaccaagctgctagagcttcatgatgaactatgacatatcagggatagatatgatgatccttgaagtattcgtgatgtttgacaccgcgaaagtagaaatcaagaaggagcatcaattgttgatggttggtgaaacactagtttcaagaagggcaagggcaagaagggatacttcatgaaacggcaaaacagttgctgctccagtgaaaacccaaggttgaacccaaacccgagactaattaagtgcttctgtaatgagggaacggacaCTGGAGCAGAACCAccttagatacttggtagataagaaggctggcaaaggtcgatagaagtatattggatatacattatgttaacgtgtactttactagtactcctagtagcaccaggtattagatactggttcggttgctaagtgttagtaactcgaaataaaagctacggaataaatggagactagctaaaggtgagctgaagatatgtgttggaagtgtttccaaggttgatgtgatcaagcatcgcacgctccctctaccatcgagattggtgttaaacctaaataattgttatttagtgtttgcgttgagcatagacatgattggattatgtctattgcaatatggttattcatttaaggagaataatggttagtctatttatttgaataaaaccttcaatggtcttgcacctaaaggaatggtttattgaatctcgatcgtagtgatacacattttcatgccaaaagatataagatagtaatgatagtaccacttacttgtggcactgccatgtaagtcatattggtgtaaaatgcatgaagaagctccatgttgatggatctttggactcactcgtttttgaaaagtttgagacatgcgaaccatttctattggtgtatacgcatgaagaaactccatgcagatggatcgtttggacccacttgattttgaatcacttgagacatgcaaatcataccacatgggcaagatgactgaaaagcctcgttttcagtaagatggaacaagatagcaacttgttggaagtaacacattttgatgtgtgcagtccaatgagtgctgaggcatgcagtgaatatcgttatgttcttacttcacggatgatttgagtagatactgagtatatttacttgatgaaacacaagtctgaattattgaatggttcaagtaattttagaatgAAGTtggagatcttcgtgacaagaggataaaatgtctatgatatgatcatagaagatgagtatctgagttacgagctttggcacgcaattaagacattgtggaaattgtttcacaataaataccgcctggaacaccatagtgtgatggtgtgtccgaacatcatagttgcaccctattgaatatggtgcgtaccatgatgtctcttatcgaattaccactattgttcatgggttaggcattagaaacaaccacactcactttaatagggcaccacgtaattccgttgagacgacaccgtttgaactatggtttggagaaacctaagttgtcgtttgttaaaagtttggggctgcgacgcttatgtgaaaagtttcagattgataagctcgaacccaaagcggataaaatgcatcttcataggacacccaaaacagttgggtatacctcctaattaagatttgaaagcaatagggattgtttcttgaatcgggtcctttctcgagaaaagtttctctcgaaagaattgagtgggaggatggtggagacttgatgaggttattgaaccatcacttcaaccagtgtgtagcagggcacagaagttgttcatgtggcacctacaccaattgaagtggaagctgatgatagtgatcatgatgcttcggatcaagtcactaccgaacctcgtaggacgacaaggacgcgtactgcttcagagtggtactgtaatcttgtcttggaggtcatattgctagacaacaatgaacctacgagctgtggagaagcgatggtgggcccggattccgacgaatggctcgaggccataaaatccgagaaaggatccatggctctggaagaaatacttgatggtcgtaaggccgttgggtacagatggattttaaaaggaaagacatacaatgatggtaagaatcaccattaggaaggcttgacttgtcgttaagatgttttccgacaagttcaaggagttgactacggtgaggctttctcactcgtagcgatgctaagagtctgttggaaatggattagcagttactgcattatttatgaaatcttgcagatagaatgtcaaaaaacattgtttcctcaacaatttcttgaggaaaggttgtatgtgatacaaccagaagatttttgacaatcctgaaagacactatcaaatatgcaaagctccaacaatccttctaaggactggagtaagcatctcggagttggaatgtacgctttgatgagatgatcaaagaattttgggtttatacaaagtttatgagaaacttgtatttccaaagaagtgagtgggagcactatagcatttctgataagtatatgttgttgacatattgttgatcggaaatgatgtagaatttctagaaagcatatagggttatttgaaaagtgtttttcaatggaagacctggaCTAAGCTACTTGaagattgagcatcaagatctatgaggatagatcaaaaatgcttaatagtactttcaaatgagcacataccttgacatgatcttgaaggtgttcaagatggatcagtcaaagaaggagttcttgcctgagttgtaaggtatgaagttaagagttaaagctcgaccacggcagaagagagacaaaggacgaaagtcgtcccctatgcttcagacgtagggtctatagtatgctatgctgtgtaccgtaccggaagtgtgccttgccatgagtcagtcaagggatacaagaatgatccagaaatggggatcattggacaacggtcaaaaaattgtccttggagtaaataaggacatgtttctcgattatggaggtgataaagagttcggcgtaaagggttacgtcgatgcaagctttaacacctatccgaatgactctgagtagcaaaccagatacgtatagtggagcaaccatttggaatagctccaagtggagcgtggaagcagcatttacaatatgacatagagaattgcgaagtacatacagatctgaatgttgcagacccgttgaccaaaacctctctcacaagcaaaacatgatcaaaccccagaactcattgagtcttaatcacatgatgatgtgaactagtttagcgacactagtaaactctttggatgttggtcacatgacgatgtgacctgtgagtgttaatcacatggcgatgtgaactagattattgactctagtgcaagtgggagactgttggaaatatgccctagaggcaataataaattggttattattattatatttccttgttcatgataatcgtttattatccatgctataattgtattgataggaaactcagatacatgtgtgggtacatagacaacaccatgtccctagtaagcctctagttgactagctcgttgatcaacagatggttacggtttcctgaccatggacattggatgttgttgataacgggatcacctcattaggagaatgatgtgatggacaagacccaatcctaagcctagcacaaagatcgtagttcgtatgctaaagcttttctaatgtcaagtatcatttccttagaccatgagattgtgcaactcccggataccgtaggaatgctttgggtgtaccaaacgtcacaacgtaactgggtggctataaaggtgcactataggtatctccgaaagtgtctgttgggttggcacgaatcgagactgggatttgttactccggttaacggagaggtatctctgggcccactcggtaggacatcatcataatgtgcacaatgtgaccaaggggttgatcacgggatgatgtgttacggaacaagtaaagagacttgccggtaacgagattgaacaaggtatcgggataccgacgatcgaatctcgggcaagtacaataccgctagacaaagggaattgtatacaggattgattgaatccttcacatcgtggttcatccgatgagatcatcgtggaacatgtgggagacaacatgggtatccaaatcccgctgttggttattgactggagaacatctcggtcatgtctgcatgattcccgaacccgtagggtctacacacttaaggttcgatgacgctagggttataaaggaagtttgtatgtggttgccgaatgttgttcggagtcccggatgagatcccggacgtcacgaggagttccggaatggtccggaggtaaataattatatatgagaagtcctgttttggtcaccggaaaagtttcgggttttatcggtaatgtaccgggaccaccgggagggtcccgagggtccaccaagtggggccaccatcctcggagggctgcatgggccaagtgtgggaggggaccagccccaggtgggctggtgccccccccaagaggcccatgcgccaagagataagggaaagggagagtcctaaagggggaaggcacctcctaggtgccttagggaggatggactcctccctggccgcacccttccttggaggaagggccaaggctgcgcctcccccctctcccttgcccctatatatagtggaggggagggagggaagccgcacctgaagccctggcgcctccctccctcccgtgacacctcctcctctcccgcaggtgcttggcgaagccctgcaggattgccacgctcctccaccaccaccatgccgttgtgctgctgctggatggagtcttcctcaacctctccctctctccttgctggatcaaggcatgggagacatcaccgggctgtacatgtgttgaacgcggaggtgccgtccgttcggcactaggatctccggtgatttggatcacgacgagtacgactccttcaaccccgttctcttgaacgcttccgcttagcgatctacaagggtatgtagatgcactctcgttcccctcgttgctggtttctccatagatagatcttggtgacacgtaggaaaattttgaatttctgctacgttccacaaCAAAATGCGTTCTATACATCAAGCTGCCTGagactccatcccctggaaacaGCAATGGACAAAATGAGACGAATAGTGGCTGCTTTTACAACAGGACTAAACGTATCCTCATAGTCTATACCATATCGCTGTTTGAAGCCTTTTGCAACTAGCCTAGCCTTGTAGCGATCAATAGTTCCATTGGATCTCCTCTTGAtcctgaaaacccacttgcaatcaatcaagtttttaccttgctgtggaggaaccaagtgccaagtcttgtttttctttaatgccatgtATTCTTCATTCATTGCCTTCTTCCAGTTATCATCACGAAGTGCTGCATCAAGGGTTGCTGGCTCATCTGGTTCTCTTGTGGAACAGACCAAACCATATTTGGTTACATGTTTATAATTTAAAGGTTGAATTAACCCGTGTTGAAGCCGTGTTCGTCGTGATGGAGGTGCAGCAGAATCCGCAGCCATAGAGGATCCAGCGGGCTACATGGATGGACCAGCAACAGATCCCGAGGGGAATCCTGCCGCAGACCCATCAGCAGTTGCAGCAGCATCTCCAGTGCGCGCAGGGCTGGCCGGATCTTCTGTGGCCACTGGCTAAGGCGCCTCATCAAGGATTGGCGCAGAAGATCCCACGACAGGGGCCCGCTCATCATTGCGCGATGATGACGCTGTGGCGCGGGTCTGCGCGCCGATCGGTCGATCAACGCCATTGGGACCGGCTCCGGGGTCCACGTCCGCACTGGCCCATGCGGATTGGCGCCGCTGATATGTGACGGGACGGGCGCCGTACCGCGTGCCGCCTGAAGGGACCCGCATGTCGGGGCTGGCCCGCATGTCTGTCGTGGAGGCGCGCGCATCTGGCGGGGCGGCGCACGCGCCTGCACCTGGCGTCCCTGCACCACCGGATCCCGAGGAGGATCTGGTCTGCCGCTGCGCTGCCGATCCCGAGGAGGATCTGTTCCCTGGCGCATTGTCTCCTGCCACGTGACACATGAAATATGGCCCAGATTTTTCACCGTTTTGATTATTTTCTTCACAATTGTCTCCTATTTCATCAACACAAAGCTCATGCACGGCATTAGATGAGTTAATCAACGAATGATCGTCAATATTTAGTCCCCCTTTATCAAAACTAGTGAGATGAGGGGGTAGGAGGAGAATTTCTTCTCGAAGTAGTGCACCGGCGTTGGGGTGAAGATCGGCGAATGGAAACTTGGTTTCATCAAAAACGACATCACGGAAGATGTATACTCGCCCGATGGAAACATCTAAGCACTTGACCCCTTTGTGCTGTGCACTATAACCAAGGAAGACGCACTGTTTTGATCAAAACATGAGCTTTTGGTTGTTGTAGGGACGAAGgttgggccaacatgcacacccaaatACACGAAGGGACTTATAGTCTGGTTTGGTGTGGAGAAGTCGTTCTACCGGAGTTTCATTATGAATAACACGACTAGGGAACATGTTGATGATATGAACTGCGGTTAAAACGCTTCATCCCAGAATTTGAGAGGCATGGAGGCACCAGCTAGATGAGCAAGGCCAACTTTGACAATGTGTCGATGCTTGCGTTCAGCTGACCCGTTTTGCTGGTGAGCATGAGGACATGACACTTGATGTGAGACACCAAGTGTTTGGAAGAAGGAGTTTAACTTTTCGTATTCCTCTCCCCAGTCTGATTGGACAGCGATGATTTTGCTGTCAAATTTTCGCTCAACGAGAGCTTGAAATTTTCTGAACACTTGAAACACATCGGATTGTTTTTTTAAAAGATAGATCCAAGAAAATTTGCTAAAATCATCGATGAAGCTAACATAATAGGAATGTCTGCCAACAGAGGTAGGGGCAGaaccccaaacatcagaaaaaatCAATTGTAATGGTCTGGTAGAGACACTGCTAGAAATAGGGTAAGGCAACTGATGACTTTTAGCTttctgacatgaatcacaaattgTCTCATTATGACGCTCACCAACAAATGAGAGATTATTTTTCCTAAGCAATttttcaactaaagaaaaagatgCATGTCCTAAACGATCATGTCATTGTGTGGAGGAaagcttgatagcaccacaagcATATTTATTTGGTCTTCTAAACTCCGGGATCAACGGATAGAGGCCGCCAatgcatctacctcgatagagaacTGTCCTCattgcctgatccttgatcaaaaagaagtaaGGGTGAAATTCAAGAAATACATGATTATCAAGTGCAATTCTATGGATAGAAAGAAGACTCTTGTTGGCGCTAGGAACATGCAGAATTTTTCTAAGATGGATATTGCGACGAGGTAAACGAAATATTGAGTGACCAAAGTGACTTATACTCATACCTTCTCCACTGGCGGTGTGGATTTGATCCTTGCCACGATACTTCTCCTTCATGGTTACTTTCTCGAGCTCGTTGGTGATGTGGTTGGTAGCACCACTGTCGACGTACCAGTTCGTGTCGACACCATATGAGCCATCAGCCGCCGCAGCGACCTTTTCTTCATCTTGGGAGTCGTAGTCGTCCTCCTCATACCTGTACCATCAATCCTTTGCTGTATGCCCGAGCTTGCCGCAAATCTGGCACCGAGGGCTGTCCAGACGGTTCCTGCCACCGCCACCAGCACCGTGTCTGCGGCGGCCTCGGCCACCAGATTGGGGTGGCGTGGCGCCACGGTTGCCGCCGCCACTGGACCTGCCCTTGTTGCGAGAGGAGCCACGTGAGcgagagccgccgccccgcccacgAGTGGCCGCGTTCGCGGATGAtttgaagccgccgccgccggccccctgGAAGTGAGCCATGCGCTGATCGAAGTTGGATAACATGGCAAAAATTTCATCAAGGGTTACCCCGGTTACGCGAGCGTCGAGGGCAGAGACCAGGGGCTGATAGTCGGTGTCGAGCCCGTGGATGATGTAGGAGGCGAGTTCGTCGTTGGGGATCGCCTTGCCTGCGACAGCCAGCTCGTCGGCGTAGCCGCGCATGGCGGCGAAGTCGGAGGCGACGGAGAGGTTCCCCTTCTGCGCGTTGATGAGAGACGTGCGTATGTTGTTGATGCGGCTGGCAGACTAGGACGAAAACATCCCAGCGAGCGTCGTCTATAGTGCGCCCGCGATGGTGACCGTGGTCACCGTGAGTAGCACCTCATGCGTTAGGTTGTTCAGCAGGTACCCCAGAACCTGCTGATCCTCCCGGACCCAGATTGGGTGGAGAGGGTTGGTCGATGATGAGACCTCCTTGCCATCCTTGGTGGTGACGAGGAGTTTCGCCAGCTCCGGCTGGGTGCCGTCGACGTAGCCGTAGACACCGGCGTCGCGCAGCTGGGGAATGACTTGCGTGCGCCATAGCACATAATTTGTGCGGGTTAACTTCTCGGTAACTTGGCCACTGAGGTTGGTTTGGGATGCGCCGGAGGTGGAAGACATGGCTAGGGCTAGATGGAGTTTGCAGGGAGCTTCGATGGGAAAAGGATAGCTCTGACTACCATGTGCGATTAGCTGGAAACGTCTTGCCTATTGAGGCTGACGGGTACGTGTTAATATAGCGGGGCACACCTCCCGTACAACGCATACAATGTAGTTTAGATACAGGAGATATTCAGGGAGAAGATAGAACTTGGAGAGAAAGAAACAACTCATCTATATCTATCCTAACTACCTCCATGTGCGGCTCAGGTGTATATGCGCCAATTATCACGTACCAATGTAACATCATGTTTGACATGCAGTGCACTATTATTTGAATCCAAAATCATTTTTTGCAGTTTTAACAGGGGTAACTTCATAGGTACTGGAATGACAGAGGAACTTTAGATTAGAATTGAGCAGACTCGTCTAGATGATGTAATCTTCAGGCATCAACTTTGTCTTCAAATAAACACAAGACACTAAGACTGTGCAACCTTCAGGCATCAACCCTGTCTATGGCTGTGCGAAGGGGTCGGCCACGGACAAATCATGGATATGTGCATCATACTCAGTACGACGATGTTTACTCCTGAATTCAAACTGAGCATCTCGAGAGGCTCTGTTTTCCACTTTTAGCAGCGTGTGATGATAAGCCACTGATATAGTGTTGCACTTGCCATATACTTCAAATTCAACCTTTTTGAGCacttttgcatgcaaaacaaagaACCTCGCAAAGTTAACCTGTTTCTCATAGCCTACGAATGACTTAAACACCACATTTTTGAGATGGGTCTGAAGACATTCGATTGGATGTAAAGGGTCATATTGAGGGTCATTTTTCTTATCCTTCTCATTGTGTCTTTGAAACTGCAAAATGGAAATAAGAGGTATATGTTAAAGCTGTTGCCAACTAGACTAGATAATTTGTCAACCAAATCAAACATTCAAAGCAAGCAAAGATGAGTACTCACAATGATGTAGAGCTTTTCCAGATAAGGAAACCACCTAAGGATGTTAAGAACTGCGTTCAATTCAAGGCCAGAAGACCTAAGGCAAAAAACCTTCACGGTGCGCATCCAGTTTGCTGACATAACTGGGCTTATTACCTGAAGAAAGACGTACAATGAACATAAACAAAAATTATCTGCATATACAAACGACAAATGTAATATCAGAGGATGTTGTTGTTGTTACCTGGGCGATGAGCTTTGAGGCTACAGGTAACAAAGGGCCCAATATCTCCAGTTTAGGTGCCCAAATTACCCGCATAGTAACACAATCATCATCGTAGCAACTAAAAGGTAATAGTACCCTTACAAGGCATGGGGCATCCTCAATCACCAGCTCTAATTTTTCTTTAAAGGCATTTCGTACACCAATGCTTCTAAGAGTCCGTGAGCTAACACGAAGGCATCCCTTGCCACGAACTTCGGACATGTAAAAACTCTCCAAGGCATGGCATCCAGAGAGCAGTCTATGGAAGACCTCCCATGAGATGGTAATGTCCACCAAGGAGAGTTGCTTGAGGAGGGGAAAGTTCGTGAACGACAAGACCTCATCAGGGAAATCACAATAGCTGAACTTGGCGACGAGGAGAGTGGATGCAGAGCGGAACACGGATGGTGGCAGCGGGTTTCTTGGCTCAGAACATTGATGGGGGCACTGGTAGTTGATATCGAGCTCTTGGAGGTTGGCGAGGGCTTGGGAGTGGAGCCAACTCTCCAACTGTGTGTATAAGTCGCCTTCTAGGAAGCACTGGAAGGAGAATCGACGGATGGGGACAGGGTGTTGGGAAATTATCTTGGAGACGACGGCGGGGGTGATGGCAGAGGTGGAGACGGGGTAACCACAGGGTGGGGTGCGGACCTCAAGATTGAGGGGTGTGGAGCGCCAGAGGTGGCACCATCTGGGGGAGACGGCCGACATGCGTCCACCGTCCTTGgtggggaggagggagatgatggttACGAGGATGGCATCGGGGAGCTTGCTGATGAAATCACTGGTGATCTCATCACAGACGGTAATTCCATGGGATTCTGGTTGGTCGGGCCACCAGAGTGTAAGTGTAAGTGCCTCATTCTCCATGGCCGGCGGCTAGAGAGACGACCGACGATTTTAGCGATAGCCCACCATTCGTCACTCACGGTCTCCCTCCATGGCCGCCGGGGAATGGAGCGCTGAGATCGGGATCTGGGATGGAGAGCTATTTGTTGGCGACCCCCCGCCGTCCAAATTGGCAATCCATAACTACTTCCCTCATTTGCCTGGCCAGCTGTCGTGCGCATCAACAACACAATCCTAGCTCATCAATGACGTAATCCTAGCCGGTCAGTGGTGGATctttatattttttccttttgcAGCCCCAGAATAGTTTTTTTTTTACAATTGTTGTGGCACAATTTTGTTTCAAACCTAGGAAGTTTATTTTTCTTGAACGAAAAATATATCTATAGATAAGCACTACAATGGAGAGGACGAGGCTTGTCCAACGACACGCCTGGTGAATAAGAACATGCCATTTTAGCTAGGCCATTACCTGGTTTGCGTCGACCAGGACCATGCAATCAGACTCCACGGTCATTCTCTCTAGCCTTAATAGCACACCGGCTCACAGAATCGCACAGACGCAACCTAGCCAACTAACCACCGCGACATGGTCCGCCCGTACCTGGCTCCGCATCGGTCTTGAGACTTGCTTCACTAACCAGTGGTCCCGCCTCCTTGGCTGCTTGCCTGGTGAGGTCTGGAGGCACAGTCGTGACATGTGTCTACAACAAGATGTTTCTTTTGTTAGAGATAATCTTGTCTAGCAGTAGATTAGTtagtttcactagtagaaaaacccctattagtcccggttggtgagggccttttgtcccggttctggaatcgggactaaagggtcgttactatgccctagacctttagtctcggttctaacgcgaaccgggacagatgggcctccatgtggccggtgcgccgagcccaggcaagagggcctttgatcccggttggtggcaccaaccgggaccaaaaggcatccacgggtCAGCATTTcagtggttgggtttttgttttttNNNNNNNNNNNNNNNNNNNNNNNNNNNNNNNNNNNNNNNNNNNN is drawn from Triticum dicoccoides isolate Atlit2015 ecotype Zavitan chromosome 6B, WEW_v2.0, whole genome shotgun sequence and contains these coding sequences:
- the LOC119320756 gene encoding F-box/FBD/LRR-repeat protein At1g13570-like, which encodes MENEALTLTLWWPDQPESHGITVCDEITSDFISKLPDAILVTIISLLPTKDGGRMSAVSPRWCHLWRSTPLNLEVRTPPCGYPVSTSAITPAVVSKIISQHPVPIRRFSFQCFLEGDLYTQLESWLHSQALANLQELDINYQCPHQCSEPRNPLPPSVFRSASTLLVAKFSYCDFPDEVLSFTNFPLLKQLSLVDITISWEVFHRLLSGCHALESFYMSEVRGKGCLRVSSRTLRSIGVRNAFKEKLELVIEDAPCLVRVLLPFSCYDDDCVTMRVIWAPKLEILGPLLPVASKLIAQVISPVMSANWMRTVKVFCLRSSGLELNAVLNILRWFPYLEKLYIIFQRHNEKDKKNDPQYDPLHPIECLQTHLKNVVFKSFVGYEKQVNFARFFVLHAKVENRASRDAQFEFRSKHRRTEYDAHIHDLSVADPFAQP